In Capsicum annuum cultivar UCD-10X-F1 chromosome 8, UCD10Xv1.1, whole genome shotgun sequence, the genomic window taaataaattaatttccaATTAATAATTTGCAAAGACGTTCCAAAGATAAATACGACAACTAGAATTAGGATGACGGGAGAGTGCTACTTTATCATTTGAGTCATTAATTCCCTGACCAATTCTTCACTATATTTCCTCCTTCTACTATTAGTTGGCCACTCtactaaataaaaaaagtattaattaatttttttatattattcttaaaatcaatttatttttaaaatattcacacttatttataaaattcttaaaaaaaattttaaagaataaaataacaaaattatctttttattaatatattttttaatcattatataaaataaaatgcgTCCAGCTAATATGGACCGGCGGGATACAAGAAAAGAACTAACCAATTTCGTCAAGAAGAATAAAAGCGATTACCTATTTTATTGTCAcctttgaatataaaaaattaaaaatatttaaaaatattaaaaataattataattaataataaaagtataattaaaaattaatgaataagttatctttttaaaattttaaattaaataaataaaaatgaatatctaCTTTGAATAAAGTAAAAGTGAGGGAGAAAGTACGATTACTGCATATGAATAATGCTCACTAAGCTTGTGACGAGGAGCACTGCATTTAATGCATATGAATAAGACTATAAGCTTATCATATTAAGTGGAATGGaacaatttcttttatttctcaaattacaagtttacttattaaaaaattatttataatccatctgtttcattttctttttgactcAGGTTGACTTAacagattttgaaaaaaatatttattaggagtttattttacaaaatcaattttattatttaaattttagaaatctaaatttagcttctaatattttatatagttatttaataataaagctaatatttataaaaaagaaattattttgatttactgaaatgaacaagtaaaaaagaaatttttatttttaatataagggTCCAGTAAAAGCAAACAGGGAGCATTTATGCCCTCCAATTTTAAGTGTACacttaaattattataaagttaaataaatagATACACACGTTTTATATTACAAATCTAAcataattttacatataataCATGTGTACTTATTTATTCAGCTTTATATTAATTAAAGACGAATACCTTCACTTATACACACACAAAATTGAAACATAAAGAACATACATATTAATTGAAACCAAATTAAAAGATCCTTCATGTATTATACCTTATTTTTAGCCAATATGATAATGAAAGAACTTGGAAAAGGAAAACATTCAGAGTCAAATGCAAAACAATAAGGACCCGACTATTGAACAAGTCAAAATAGATACAATACAAGAGAACAAAAGGAATCACCTCTTTAGAAAAATCACCTCTTTTCTTCATTACGTAAGACTTTTTCTCAACTTAATAATTTATTACCATTAAGGTGGATTATGACAGCATCCCTCTAGTTTCGTCATGTAAATGGCTTTAAAATTTGTTGGGCCACGTGAATTAGGTAGTACATATCTGTCTCTTACTTTTACTTGTACCTTTCCTCTTTAGCCGTTGCTTAAAAAaacttataaataaaaaataattttattaagttaccttttaattttttaatacaccTCCATTTATATATCTTGTctattaatatcaaaattaataaatcaTATATTCTATGAATTTATCAACTTACTATAACCATCTAATAGAAGAAAATAACTCACAGCATTATAACCATCTAATAGAAGAAAATAACTCACAGCATTAGGGATGACTTTTTTGACCGTCTTCATGTCATCAATCTTGAATTTGGCTGTGGCCAATTTCCTCGGCCATAGCTCAACTCCAGCTCCGCCACTTATGGCTGTCCTCTTATCTTTCAACCACAAAGTCCTCAAAGCAAACTCTATAACATACACCAACGTGTACCATATCACTTTCAACAACTTTGTCAACAAGCTCCATATCTTTCGATCGTTTGATGAACTCGAAGCTCCTATACCTGTTgcaaaatacaattaaaataaatattagaaacATATTATAGATAATGTCTAATATAATTCACTTTTATATGAAATAATGATTGATCGTACAATTTAATATGACATTAGAAAAGTCCGATGTTATGAACCCTACTTAAGAAACATGAATTATTGACGAACGTTCTCATCTAAAAAGCTCTCGAAAATATGGAATTTCTAACGGAGAGTCAGTTTCGAACAAGCTAATTCCAGACAAATTTCGTCGGAAATTCACTTATATATTTTAGTAGCGTACGTCGAGGGTCAGTATTTAAACTTTGAGATGAAATGATGGAAGAAATTCAGAATTACCATGAGTAGTGGGGCGCTGATTAGGATCATCAGCTCTCCGGCAACAAGACAAGAACATGGACATAAGTGAAATTCCATCACCAAGAGAATGATGAAGTCTCAAAACAGCATATTTATGAGCTAACAGGAGATGAAATTCCCACAAAGGCTTGGATAAACTTAACGGAGTCGAAACAGAGAGATCCGCTAAGTAATCATTAACAGCATCTTCATCAGAAATCGaaggatcatcagttatttgaGATTCACGGCGAATAATGAAGTGTTCATCGACGTTGACTTCTACTTTACGCCATCGTTCACGGCCACACGAGTCTTTCACCATGATACTGGAGAATCTGGGATGTTTAACGAGTATTGAATTGCTTATTTCCAACTTTACCGCATCAACGTCGATTGAATCGTCGACGGAAACTGCGCAGTTGATGACTTGGTCCATCTCCGGCTGGATGAATAAACGGCCGGCCGGCGTCAAAGGCTCGTCTACGTCTGTCATGGTTATTTTGGAAAGAAAGTATAACCGCCAAACTTCTAGGAGGAACTTTCGGTTAAATAAGGAAACTCATCCGAGTTTTAATTCTACAAGGAACTTTCGTAATTACATCCCTATATAGGAATATAAATTTAAACCGTTAACATGAGAATTTACAAACCCAATTTGAAGGTTAACATGAGAATTTGAAGTTCTATATCAATACTAGTTTAAATTATTAACGTGAAATAATCTTTCAATTGTGCTCCAATACTAGTTTAAGAAGTCACCTACCAAAACGAATTTGCTAAATGAccacttaatttctttttgatttattttttaggtttagggtgtaaaaaagtagaaaaaagtagaaaaagtaaGGCCATACATCTAACACTCTCTACTTattctaatataaaaaaaaaacccctctctcctcttcaattctctTCCAACTCCCATTTTTAAAATCTCTTACTCCCAAAA contains:
- the LOC107840259 gene encoding wax ester synthase/diacylglycerol acyltransferase 11 isoform X1, producing MTDVDEPLTPAGRLFIQPEMDQVINCAVSVDDSIDVDAVKLEISNSILVKHPRFSSIMVKDSCGRERWRKVEVNVDEHFIIRRESQITDDPSISDEDAVNDYLADLSVSTPLSLSKPLWEFHLLLAHKYAVLRLHHSLGDGISLMSMFLSCCRRADDPNQRPTTHGIGASSSSNDRKIWSLLTKLLKVIWYTLVYVIEFALRTLWLKDKRTAISGGAGVELWPRKLATAKFKIDDMKTVKKVIPNATINDVLFGIISCGLSRYLDLRSPKAALKEGLQLTGAAMINLRKQSGLQDFSQLMDSKKGARWGNKFGMLLLPIYYHKGGSDPLQFVKRSKAMIDKKKLSLEGPCSYKIGNFVMSFFGPKLAGVLNYRILSNTTFTISNVIGPQEDITFGGNHISSVRVTSSSLPHAITMHMVSYAGKADMQISVAKDIIPDPKVLAKCFQDALLEMKEAATTIAKS
- the LOC107840259 gene encoding wax ester synthase/diacylglycerol acyltransferase 11 isoform X2; protein product: MTDVDEPLTPAGRLFIQPEMDQVINCAVSVDDSIDVDAVKLEISNSILVKHPRFSSIMVKDSCGRERWRKVEVNVDEHFIIRRESQITDDPSISDEDAVNDYLADLSVSTPLSLSKPLWEFHLLLAHKYAVLRLHHSLGDGISLMSMFLSCCRRADDPNQRPTTHGIGASSSSNDRKIWSLLTKLLKVIWYTLVYVIEFALRTLWLKDKRTAISGGAGVELWPRKLATAKFKIDDMKTVKKVIPNATINDVLFGIISCGLSRYLDLRSPKALKEGLQLTGAAMINLRKQSGLQDFSQLMDSKKGARWGNKFGMLLLPIYYHKGGSDPLQFVKRSKAMIDKKKLSLEGPCSYKIGNFVMSFFGPKLAGVLNYRILSNTTFTISNVIGPQEDITFGGNHISSVRVTSSSLPHAITMHMVSYAGKADMQISVAKDIIPDPKVLAKCFQDALLEMKEAATTIAKS